A segment of the Luteolibacter arcticus genome:
AGGCGCGGCGGTGATGATTGCCGGGGCGGGCGGCGGGGCAGGCGGGGCGATCGCTGTTCACTGTGCGCGCCAAGGAGTCCGCCGGCTGGTGCTGGCGAACCGCAGCGTGGACAAGATCGAGGAGCTGGCTGGCCGTATCCGTTCGCATCACGGCGGCGTGGGAATTCTCACCGCGGGCTTGGACGATCCCCGTCTGAAAACCTGGGCGAGGGAATCGGACCTGATCGTCAATTCCTCGTCGCTGGGTTTGAAGGAAGGCGATCCGTCGCCGCTACCGGCCGATTGTTTCACTTCGCGGCAGGCGGCTTACGACACGATCTACCGGCCGGGCACCGCCTTTCAGCAGGCAGCCGAGGCCGCCGGTGCGCGGGTTGGCACCGGCCGGGAGATGCTGCTCCATCAAGGCGTGAAGGCATTCCAGATTTGGTTTCCCGGCAGCACTCCGGTGGCGGCGATGCGGCGCGGCCTGGCTGCGGGTTGAGAACCTACTTCGCCGGCGGAAGCTCCATCCAGTGGGTGGCCCTCAATTCGGCGATCTGGAATACCCGCTCGTCCTCGCCTTCGCGGGTGACCCGGACGTGCAGACGGATCATTTCATCCGGGTCATATTTCACCACCTTGCTGGCGAACGGCCCGAGCCCCTTGGCACGGGTGGCGAAGGCGTCTTCGATGGCGCGGCCCATCTCGGAGGCGCGCAATACGCGGATTTCCGGCGAGGCGGAAACGGCTTCACCGGGGCTACCGGGACGCGGGGCGTAGAGTACCAGACCGATGAATTCGTGATCGCGACCGTTGGCGCCGATGCGCTCGCGGGCAAGCAACCGGAACCCGCCCTCGCCCTTGCCCTTGCCAGAAAGGAACAGGACCCAAGGCTCGCTGCCAGCCCGGGTGAATGCGTGCCAGTCGATCTTCCACTCGCCCGCTTCTTCAAAGAAGACGCCCTCCATCTGTTTGCCATCTTCCTGCTTCCACATCGTCTCGATTGCCGGGCCGGCCGGTGTGTGGATGACCTGATGGAAGAGCGGTGAAATGGGGGCCTCGGTCGCGAAGATCGGACTGAACTGTAGCGCGCGCGCCATTTCCGGTAGGATCTTGTCCGCTCTCAGCACGTGGGGGGATTGCCCGCCGATATTGGTCGCTGAAAGAAACTGGTTCATCCGGTCCGCGCAGCCTTGGAGTTCATCCTGGATCAGGCGCTGGTCCTCCATGGCCTGACCGCCGATGGACTGCGCCTCCACCAGCGAGGTGGCCTCGCTGGCGTCCGGCGACATTCTCCTTAGCCAAACCGCCAGGGTGCCGAGCAGGACCACCCAGACCACCACGAAGATCGCCAGTGCGCGTGCCTTGCCTTTACCGCGACGGTGGCGCTTGGGCCGGCCCGGCTGCTCCTTCGGCTTGCGGACCTTGCGGCGGATGCGGACTTGGGCTGGCGCTCCCGTCGTCTCGTGGCCGGTTACCGGATCAGCGCCGCATTCCGGGCAGAGGCCGCGCTGATCCGCATCCGCTGCTGCACGGAATAGCGTGCCGCAGCGGGCGCAATGGAACCAGGCACCAGGAATGTCGCTCACGGCTTCTGGTTACGGGCTGACCCAGCCTTTGTGAAGCATCTCCGTGATTTCAAACAGGTGCACACCTTCACGTAGCGGGCCGGAAATCCTCAGCGTCGCGGGAATTGCGTTGGTCTTCTCAAGCAGCACGGAGCTTTCGTTGAACTCCGCCTCAAGCAAACCCGCCGTGCGCGAGGAACGCCGGACAAAGGCCCACACGAACTCCTCGCGCGCCCCATCGAGCAACTGATAGGACCGGAAGTCCGACTCCGGGAACTCCGGCGTGTAAAAGCCGCCCGGTTGGACCACCACGCGAACCTTGGCACCCTTCACCACCGCTTTCGAATTCCGCAGTTCCGGGAGCTGGGCCTCGCCGATGCCAAGGCTGGCCTCCCAATCGATCTTCAGCTGGCTGCCCTCGCGGACAAAGACCAACTCGAAGCGGGTAAAGTCCGCCTTGGTGCCGGTCAGAATGAGCGCCGGGCGGGCTTCGCTGTCCGAGATCAGGGTTTCGACGGGTAGATCCTTTGCCAGACTACCCATCGGTTGCCAGAGCGCGGTCAGGCGCTCCCTGACGCGTGACGCATCCCTTACCAGCGGCAGCACTTGCTCCGCTGACGTTGCCGCCGAGTATTGTTCCAAAAGGACTTCAGCCTCGCGGGTCAGCGCGCCCGTGTGCTCGAGGAAGTACGCTTTCTCTTTGCCGAAGGATTCTTCGGGCACAAAGGTGATGGCGGATTCCGGGGTTTGGGATTGCTTGGCCCTTGCCACCATGACTCCCGTGACGGCGGCGACCGCGAGCGTACAAGTTCCCGCCGCCATCCACACGGTCCAGGTGGTAAGGCTCCGCTTTGTTCTTTTGCGCCGCGGCACGTAGGGCGCTGCCGGCCCCAGCTCGCTCATTGGGCGAGCGCGCAGGGGTTCTGGCGCTTCCTCCACTTCCAGTCGATGCACCGGGCCGGTCGCTCGGCGGTCGGGCCCGGCATTCGTTTGACCGGGCCCGATCTGTAGGCCGATCTCCAGACGATTGCCGTTTTCAGGCACGGGAGCTTGCCGGCTCTCGCCGATCACTCGGACCTCGAATCCCGCGCGCAGTCCGTCACTTTCGTCCTGCGCTTCGTTTTTCTTATGCGGCAGCATGCGCTGGGCGGGAAGGTGTCACGCACCTCTGTTTCCGCAAGCTTTTGGCGGTTAAGTGGGCTTTTCGCAATGATTCATGGCTTTTGATAGACCGTGCGCCCCGTTGAAAGTTTGTAGAATTGCCCCGATTTCAATCCCGCGTCGCTGTCCGCGGCAGCGTGACCGGAGTAAACCGGGAGCTCCGCCTTGAGCCGCGCAAAGTCGGCAGACCCGTCTTTTGCAATGCCCGCTGCCCGCGTTCCTGCGGAACCGGCACTGGCGTCCTTGAACACCGCAAAGACATCACCGGTGTGCGCGCTGGTCGACGATACTGCCAGCGAGGGCGTGCCGGTGCGATCTCCCGCGAAGAACTCGGCACCGGCGCTCGCCCCCCGCCAGGCTTGCGGCAAGCCGTCTGCCCAGCCGGAGTTCGAGTTGTTCCAGAGCAACCTGCCCCCGTTGCCGATGATGGCGAAGCAGCGGTTGGAATTGCCGCTGTGGAGGCCGATCGTCTCCGTGTCGTCGAGTTTGGATACCGCGAACATCGGCCGGTAGTTCACGCCGCTGTTCACGCTCGACCAAAGGTCCAGCATCATTTGTGGCCCGGCTGCGCCGACGATTCCAAGGGCATTGCGCCGGAAGCGGGTGCCGTATTCAAAATCCGCCCGGTTCACCATCCCGCCGTTGGCCGCGGACGGCTTGAGGGCGGCCGACAGGGCGTCCATGATGATCTGGTTTTGATAGTTGTTCCCCAGCGCCGTGAGGTGCACGTCACCGTCGGCGACCAGGCGCAGCTCGATCATCGTGTCGATGTCGGGGAACATGCTGCGCGCATTGATGAACAATTGTCCTTTCGCCAGCGCGAAGTCCCTCAGGGCGAGATCTTCGGTGACCAACTCGTTTCCAGCGGCATTCGGCGGGTAATAGGCGGCATTCATCGGGTGGCGTGACACCATCACCCAGTCCATTGGCCAGGCCTGTTGGATCCTGCCGTAGTATTCGCTGAACTCGTCCGGCTTCCATAGGTCCAAGGCCTTGTAGGTGCAGAAGTCGGGCTGGATATTGCGCAAGATGGTGTCCCAAACCCCCTGCGGCGTCTCGCCTCCCCTGAACACTTCGATGCCGCCCTGCGCGAGATCGTGAACGGCACAGCCACCCCGGTTGACGGCCGCATTATCGCGGATGTCCGAAAGCACGAAGCCCAGCACACGGACGGTGCCGGATACCCATTTTGCACGCACTCGCCGCCGTTCGGTCGAAGAGAAGTCGTAGCTGAAGACACCGGCTCCAACGCCTTCCGCCGATGCGGTTGTAATCGATGGCGGACCGTTCACCTGCTGCCAGGCCCCGCCGTTCGTGCTGGTCTCCAAGGCAAAGGATCCTCCATCCGCCGCGGTGGAATAGAACACCTTGATCCGATAGGCTTCGATCTCCGGCGGAAACTGTGCGGATTGGCCGTTGCCATCGAGCTTCCAAACCGTGCCGGTGGGAGCCAGATCGAATCGCTCGAACTCCGCCGTGGCGCCACCTTCCATCACCGCCACCGGGCCAAATCCAAGCTCGCGCACCGGTGCCACCTGGGAATCGAGCACCCCGCGCAAGTCTGCCACGTAGGAGTCGCCGAGCAGCAGGCAGCTCAAGCGAAATGCCTTCGCACCTCCGTTAAGACGGTTGGCGAGGATGCGGCCTTGGGTCCGGGGCAGCACCGGCGGTGAAACGATGTCTTGCGGGTTGGTGGCGGTGCCTCCTCCCGTCACCGTTGGCCCCCATTGGCCGTTTATGGAGGCGAGGCCATAGGGTCCGTAGGGGCCATAGGGTGCAGCGCTTTCCGCGGAAGCATCATCCCGTAGCCGGAAGTAGGCGCGTTCCAATCCACGGTTCGAGAGCACCGCCGACATCCGGCCGCCGGTTCCCCGGAACGCGTAGCCCTCCCGGTCCCAGTGAAAAAGATCGGCCGATATTTCGAATTGATACACCTTGGTATCGGTGGAGGCGAAGGCGACCTGCACGGCCGACCTCTTGACTTCGCGGATCTCGAGATTCGGCCCGACTGCCACATTCTGGGCGGTAAGCGGCCCGATTAGGGCGAGCCATGCAATCATCAGGAATGCGTCGAACTTCATGGGATAGGGATCGGTGGTGATCTGAAAAGCGGACGGAATCGCGCCGCGGATGTCGCCTGCAAGCGTCCGCGGGACGATGGTGAACGCAAGGCTTCGTTGCGAGTCCGGAAGTGCTGGGGATTCCCCGTGGCATCGCCTTGAATGTCGTGTTAGAGAATCCCCTCATGAGCCCGCCCGACTGCCCCGACCTTCCACAACCGACCGCGGAGCACGCGATCAGCCCGGAAGCGATTCGCGAAGAAGAGCGCTTCGAGTTGGAAATCCCCGAACGAGGCTTTCTCGCCGGGCCGCGCTCTCGCTTGCACGATCTGGGCACCATCTTCCGCGTCGGCTTGGATTTCGTGCGGGCATTCCGCACCCTGCATTTCGTGGGACCGGCGGTCACCATCTTCGGGTCCGCCCGCACCCAGCCGGCCACGACCTATTACGAAATGGCCCGCCAGATGGGCGCGGCGATCGCCGAGCTCGGCTTCACCGTCATGACCGGTGGTGGCCCTGGCATCATGGAGGCGGGAAACCGCGGCGCGCACGAGGCTGGCGGCCGCTCCATCGGCGTGAATATCGAGCTACCCTTCGAGCAGCATCTCAATCCCTATGTCGATCGCTCGGTGACCATGCGCTACTTCTTCACGCGCAAGACCATCCTGATCAAATACTCGTACGCCTTTGTTGTCCTTCCTGGCGGGGCGGGGACGCTTGACGAGATGTTCGAGACCATGACGCTGATCCAGACCGGCAAGATCCGCAATTTCCCGATCATCCTGATGGGGAAGGACTACTGGCAGCCGCTGATGGACTTCGTCTATCACATGGCCGAGGCCGGCACCATCAGCCCGGGCGATCCCGAGCTGATCTTCCTGACCGACGATGTCACGGACGCGATCGCCCACCTTCAGCGCCACGCCGTTCGTCAATTCGGACTGCGCCGCCAAAAGCTGCCGAAACCGAGCGCGCTCTTTGGCGAAAAGGGCGTCGTGAAATCCCCCGGCTGACCAGCCTACAACATCACCGGCGAAAGCTCGGCCAACCGCCCGGCCAAGTCCGCTCCGGCGGGTGTCGCCGGGATCGCATTCAGGTCGCCGAGCGTCCAGCGAAAGACCGCATTGTAGCCGTCCCACTCGCCCGCGGCGCCGGTGTCGCGCATCCACCGCAGCGCCCGCGAATTCTCCGGCATCGTGTAGCCGGTGAGCGTCTCGATGCCGCAACGGAATGCGACCAGCCATAGGATGGAAAGCAGCAGCGTCGCCACACCGCGGCCTTGATCGGCATCCATGACGGTGACCGAGAACTCCGCTTCCAGCGGATCATTTTCGGACCGCCAGAAACTTGCCGCGCCCAGTCCAGGAAAGCCCTCCCGGGTCGGATCGAAGACCGTCCAGATCGCGTGCTCGGGCAACCGGCCGGAGAGCAGGCGGTCCAGCATCGCATCCCCGATGATTTCTCCCTGCCGCACCCAGAACCGCTGGTAGCGCGCTTCCGGTGAGAGGAGCCGGTAGCCGTCCGCCACATAGTCCCGGTCGGCCGGCGTCAACGGCCGCGCCACCACGGGGGTGCCGTCGTGCAGGTGAACGTCGAGCCGCTCGGGAATCATCGCTGCTATCCAAGCGCATCTTCGTCTCATGTGCCACTCGTGAGTTTGGGAGATTCGGGATGGTAGATAGTAGATGGGAGGTGGTAGATGCCCGCGCCGCTGGCGCTTCCCCGATTCCCATGACCCTTGAAATCTGCGTCGATTCCCTCGACTCCATCCTCGCCTGCGC
Coding sequences within it:
- a CDS encoding GNAT family N-acetyltransferase — protein: MRRRCAWIAAMIPERLDVHLHDGTPVVARPLTPADRDYVADGYRLLSPEARYQRFWVRQGEIIGDAMLDRLLSGRLPEHAIWTVFDPTREGFPGLGAASFWRSENDPLEAEFSVTVMDADQGRGVATLLLSILWLVAFRCGIETLTGYTMPENSRALRWMRDTGAAGEWDGYNAVFRWTLGDLNAIPATPAGADLAGRLAELSPVML
- a CDS encoding TIGR00730 family Rossman fold protein; this encodes MSPPDCPDLPQPTAEHAISPEAIREEERFELEIPERGFLAGPRSRLHDLGTIFRVGLDFVRAFRTLHFVGPAVTIFGSARTQPATTYYEMARQMGAAIAELGFTVMTGGGPGIMEAGNRGAHEAGGRSIGVNIELPFEQHLNPYVDRSVTMRYFFTRKTILIKYSYAFVVLPGGAGTLDEMFETMTLIQTGKIRNFPIILMGKDYWQPLMDFVYHMAEAGTISPGDPELIFLTDDVTDAIAHLQRHAVRQFGLRRQKLPKPSALFGEKGVVKSPG
- the aroE gene encoding shikimate dehydrogenase, whose product is MSLYFPDDLISRERLDAGHDKPARLAVIGHPVAHSLSPRMHQPALDEAGIAARYIKVEVEPGRVAEVFARMRALGFIGCNVTVPHKFEALAACDEVDAGAAEMGVVNTVRFEGGVTRGFNTDGYGFEEAVRETLGVALPGAAVMIAGAGGGAGGAIAVHCARQGVRRLVLANRSVDKIEELAGRIRSHHGGVGILTAGLDDPRLKTWARESDLIVNSSSLGLKEGDPSPLPADCFTSRQAAYDTIYRPGTAFQQAAEAAGARVGTGREMLLHQGVKAFQIWFPGSTPVAAMRRGLAAG